The following are encoded together in the Gadus chalcogrammus isolate NIFS_2021 chromosome 2, NIFS_Gcha_1.0, whole genome shotgun sequence genome:
- the LOC130402280 gene encoding microtubule-associated serine/threonine-protein kinase 1-like translates to MEAVAASRLGASSLGQRGEGGFPTVRWLTVCGTPEYIAPEVILRQGYGKPVDWWAMGIILYEFLVGCVPFFGDTPEELFGQVITDDIMWPEGEEALPADAQHLISTLLQTNPLARLGTGGAFEVKQHSFFLEVDWNSLLRQKAEFIPNLESEEDTSYFDTRSERYHHVHSYDEDDTNDDEPVEMHRFSSCSPRFSKVYSSMEHLSQLEHKPSVVTRREQKVPREERMAKRESLGSLTLREKTWRTGSPEMKRLSCSEVSFPDSDSSPPSARARRRFSALMDTHRFASPLEGDGELTLGSRTQQMKTRGASLEGAPSSCSHGDLRSSAKEGGAADKLLRPADGSAPSGAAAPGAPEAPAGGSGARGGATSDLVLRRVRHQQLSVDGDKLSPRPGAKVIKSASATALSVIIPAVEQHGTSPLASPMSPRSVSSNPSSRDSSPSRDYSPTVSALRSPITIHRSGKKYGFTLRAIRVYMGDSDVYSVHHMVWHIEEGGPAQEAGLSAGDLITHVNGESVHGLVHTEVVELILKSGSKVTVTTTPFENTSIKVGPARKSSYRSKMARRNKRTGPKEGQEKKRSSLFRKITKQSNLLHTSRSLSSLTRSLSSGDSLPASPTHALSARSPTQGYRPAPETPYPGPSSQSSTPASSTPNSPAAQQHMRPSSLHGLSPKLHRQYRSARCKSAGNIPLSPLAHTPSPTTSSPPPLAGHTPGSSNTTQAFPAKLHSSPPVSRPRPKSAEPPRSPLLQRVQSAEKLGGGGGAGGGSSSSSHHASSSSSSSSPSPLTGGVTLRKHSLEVSHGDYRRDSFHCEHSLQSLLEMEGENGPAPPSPPSSCSSSTTPSPPTVGEAGDGLRPARRYGRQESPLSREAPAPPREKEKEREKKGRTADSETQTKASSLRAEPRTTTAVDALRSAPSAGPPKSAAAPAAAAEARPGPGPAQPGPDRPVPGEKRPSAGSPGASTPGTGGTPALGSITSKTPSETRPIQARPPLGTGDPPPRDGVKGAVGPPATRPPDKAEEKGGGVAGRDKAGAAQKSGVLAPPDPSRGGWDGEVKGEMSGVDKTAKRGCQGPREERARLEVLEENPMSPSSAAASPCSARPRPGSPGGGGGFVTTLTSVAKTVLGPMKGPSQPGAPGSAPAERGAGRGTKPSS, encoded by the exons ATGGAAGCGGTGGCGGCGTCCCGGCTCGGCGCCTCGTCCCTTGGCCAACGGGGGGAGGGTGGATTCCCCACGGTGCGCTGGCTCACA GTGTGCGGGACCCCAGAGTACATCGCCCCGGAGGTGATCCTGAGGCAGGGCTACGGTAAGCCTGTGGACTGGTGGGCCATGGGCATCATCCTGTACGAGTTCTTGGTGGGCTGCGTGCCCTTCTTCGGAGACACACCGGAGGAGCTGTTCGGACAAGTCATCACAG ACGACATCATGTGgccggagggagaggaggcgcTCCCCGCTGACGCCCAGCACCTCATCTCCACCCTGCTGCAGACCAACCCGCTGGCCCGCCTGGGCACAG GTGGCGCCTTCGAGGTGAAGCAGCACTCGTTCTTCCTGGAGGTGGACTGGAACAGCCTGCTGAGGCAGAAGGCCGAGTTCATCCCTAACCTGGAGTCGGAGGAGGACACCAGCTACTTCGACA CCCGCTCCGAGCGCTACCACCACGTGCACTCCTACGACGAGGACGACACCAACGACGACGAGCCGGTGGAGATGCAccgcttctcctcctgctccccgcGCTTCAGCAAG GTGTACAGCAGCATGGAGCACCTGTCCCAGCTGGAGCACAAGCCCTCGGTGGTGACCCGCCGCGAGCAGAAGGTCCCGCGAGAGGAGCGCATGGCCAAGAGGGAGAGCCTGGGCAGCCTGACGCTCAGGGAGAAGACCTGGAGGACCGGCTCACCAGAGAT GAAGCGGCTGTCGTGCTCCGAGGTCTCGTTCCCCGACAGCGACTCCAGCCCGCCGTCCGCCCGTGCCCGCCGCCGCTTCTCGGCGCTGATGGACACGCACCGCTTCGCCTCGCCACTGGAGGGCGACGGCGAGCTGACGCTGGGCAGCAGGACGCAGCAGATGAAGACCAGGGGGGCCTCGCTGGAGGGggccccctcctcctgcagccATGGGGACCTGAGGAGCAGCGCCAAGGAGGGAGGAGCGGCAG acaAGCTCCTGCGGCCGGCCGATGGCTCCGCCCCCAGCGGCGCTGCGGCCCCGGGGGCCCCCGAGGCCCCGGCGGGGGGGTCAGGGGCCCGGGGCGGGGCCACCAGCGATCTGGTCCTCAGGAGGGTCCGCCACCAGCAGCTGTCGGTCGACGGGGACAAGCTCAGCCCGCGGCCCGGGGCCAAGGTCATCAAGTCGGCCTCCGCCACCGCGCTGTCCGTCATCATCCccgcag tgGAGCAGCACGGGACCTCCCCCCTGGCCTCCCCCATGTCCCCGCGCTCCGTGTCGTCCAACCCCTCGTCGCGGGACTCCTCCCCCAGCCGGGACTACTCGCCCACGGTCAGCGCCCTGCGCTCCCCCATCACCATCCACCGCTCGGGGAAGAAGTACGGCTTCACGCTGCGCGCCATCCGCGTCTACATGGGCGACAGCGACGTGTACAGCGTGCACCACATGGTCTGG CACATAGAGGAAGGAGGGCCAGCCCAGGAGGCGGGGCTTAGTGCCGGTGACCTCATCACTCACGTCAACGGGGAGTCGGTCCACGGTTTGGTCCACACAGAGGTGGTGGAGCTCATACTCAAG AGTGGCAGTAAGGTGACGGTGACCACCACCCCGTTTGAGAACACCTCCATCAAGGTGGGCCCCGCCCGCAAGTCCAGCTACAGGTCCAAGATGGCGCGCCGCAACAAGCGCACCGGGCCCAAGGAGGGGCAGGA gaAGAAGCGCTCCTCCCTGTTCCGTAAGATCACCAAGCAGTCCAACCTGCTCCACACCAGCCGCAGCCTGTCCTCTCTGacacgctctctgtccagcggGGACAGCCTGCCCGCCTCCCCCACCCACGCCCTGTCGGCCCGCTCCCCCACGCAGGGCTACCGGCCCGCCCCCGAGACCCCCTACCCCG GCCCCTCCTCCCAGAGCAGCACCCCGGCCTCCAGCACGCCCAACTCCCCGGCCGCCCAGCAGCACATGCGTCCCAGCTCGCTGCACGGCCTCTCCCCCAAGCTGCACCGCCAGTACCGCTCGGCCCGCTGCAAGTCGGCCGGCAACATCCCGCTGTCGCCGCTGGCCCACAcgccctcccccaccacctcctccccccccccgctggccgGCCACACCCCCGgctcctccaacaccacccaggCCTTCCCCGCCAAGCTCCACTCCTCGCCCCCCGTCTCGCGGCCCCGCCCCAAGAGCGCCGAGCCCCCCCGCTCGCCGCTGCTGCAGCGCGTCCAGTCGGCCGAGAAgctgggcgggggagggggcgccggggggggctcctcctcctcctcccaccacgcctcctcctcctcctcctcctcctcgccctccccgCTGACGGGGGGCGTGACCCTGAGGAAGCACAGCCTGGAGGTGTCCCACGGCGACTACCGCCGCGACTCGTTCCACTGCGAGCACAGCCTGCAGAGCCtgctggagatggagggggagaacggccccgcgcccccctccccgccctcctcctgctcctcctccaccaccccctcgccccccaccGTGGGGGAGGCGGGCGACGGGCTGCGGCCCGCCAGGAGGTATGGCAGGCAGGAGTCGCCGCTGAGCCGCGAGGCCCCCGCGCCCcccagggagaaggagaaggagagggagaagaagggacGCACGGCCGACTCGGAGACTCAGACCAAGGCGTCAAGCCTCAGGGCCGAGCCCAGGACCACCACCGCCGTGGACGCGCTCAGGTCGGCCCCCTCCGCCGGCCCACCGAAGAGtgcagccgctccagccgcGGCCGCCGAGGCTAGACCTGGTCCCGGCCCGGCCCAGCCCGGCCCGGACCGACCTGTTCCTGGAGAGAAGCGGCCCAGCGCCGGCTCACCTGGTGCCAGCACACCTGGCACCGGGGGTACACCCGCTCTGGGGAGCATAACCAGCAAGACCCCCAGTGAGACCAGACCCATCCAGGCCAGACCCCCTCTGGGgaccggcgacccgccgccgaGGGATGGGGTGAAGGGCGCGGTTGGACCGCCGGCGACCAGACCGCCGGACAaggcggaggagaaggggggaggcgTCGCCGGGAGAGACAAGGCAGGGGCCGCCCAGAAGTCCGGGGTCCTCGCCCCCCCAGACCCGTCCCGGGGGGGGTGGGACGGGGAGGTCAAAGGAGAGATGAGCGGCGTGGACAAAACCGCCAAA AGGGGCTGCCAGGGGCCCCGGGAGGAGCGGGCCCgtctggaggtgctggaggagaaccCCATGTCCCCCTCCTCAGCCGCCGCCTCCCCGTGCTCCGCCCGGCCCCGCCCGGGCTCccccggcggggggggcggcTTCGTCACCACGCTCACCAGCGTGGCCAAGACCGTGCTGGGGCCCATGAAGGGGCCCTCGCAGCCGGGGGCCCCAGGTTCGGCCCCGGCTGAGAGGGGGGCCGGGAGAGGCACCAAGCCCTCCTCGTGA